The sequence TACTCTACTCATTCTTCGaatattttgtttctttttacagATCATAACGGAAATCTTTTTTTGTTAGACGATCGATGGATCGAAGAAATTTTACAAGTGTGTCGGAGTTCCTTCTTATTGGCCTTTCGGATGTTCCAGAGTTACAGCTTTTGTTTTTCATAGTATTTTTGATGATTTATATCATTACTCTGCTTGGAAACCTGTCCATCATTTGTTCTTACATTCTTAGTACAATCCTTCATACACCTATGTATTTTTTCCTTGCTCACTTTTCATTTCTTGATTTATGTTACATCTCAGTCAATGTCCCCATGATGTTGGTCAACTTCTTGGCTGAACGTAAAACCGTCTCCTTCTATGGCTGTGTGGTCCAGGTCTATACTTTTGGCCTCTGTGGTGGGACTGAATGCTATGTGTTAGCAGCTATGGCTTACGACCGGTACGTCGCCATATGTCATCCACTTTTGTATAACGTTATTATGAGGAGAACAGTTTGTATTTGGCTTATTATTGGATCGTACCTGATTGGGTCAACAAACTCTCTTATCCACACAGTTATCACGTTCACCTTACCCTACTGTGGACCTTATATGATAAACCATATTTTCTGTGATATTCCGCCTATACTTCAGCTAGCCTGTGCTGACACGAGGATTAATCAGATTGTTATATTAGTAACCAGTATCTGTGTTGTGGTAGTTTCATTCATGTTAATAGTAATATCCTACATCTATATCGTAGCAGCTGTTATAAGTCTTTATTCCACATCTGGTAGAAAGAAAGCTTTTTCTACTTGTACATCACACTTTATAGTAGTAACAATATTTTATGGGTCTGTTATGTTTATGTACTTAAAACCCGAGTCCAATGCATCGAACCAAGACCGACTGGTGGCTGTTATGTACACAGTCATTGTCCCCTTGTTAAATCCTTTCATATATAGTCTACGGAATAATGACATGAAGAGAGCCCTACTTAAAATTTACAATAAGCTAGCGTTACCAAAGTAAAACTGATATGAAATGGTTTACAATTGATTagagtagtaaaaaaata is a genomic window of Dendropsophus ebraccatus isolate aDenEbr1 chromosome 12, aDenEbr1.pat, whole genome shotgun sequence containing:
- the LOC138768659 gene encoding olfactory receptor 5A2-like, whose product is MDRRNFTSVSEFLLIGLSDVPELQLLFFIVFLMIYIITLLGNLSIICSYILSTILHTPMYFFLAHFSFLDLCYISVNVPMMLVNFLAERKTVSFYGCVVQVYTFGLCGGTECYVLAAMAYDRYVAICHPLLYNVIMRRTVCIWLIIGSYLIGSTNSLIHTVITFTLPYCGPYMINHIFCDIPPILQLACADTRINQIVILVTSICVVVVSFMLIVISYIYIVAAVISLYSTSGRKKAFSTCTSHFIVVTIFYGSVMFMYLKPESNASNQDRLVAVMYTVIVPLLNPFIYSLRNNDMKRALLKIYNKLALPK